A single Triticum dicoccoides isolate Atlit2015 ecotype Zavitan chromosome 2A, WEW_v2.0, whole genome shotgun sequence DNA region contains:
- the LOC119354830 gene encoding WRKY transcription factor WRKY51-like, whose amino-acid sequence MMTMDLIGGYGRADEQVAIQEAAAAGLCGMEHLILQLSRTGTSESSPVGSSEAPEQQVDCREITDMTVSKFKKVISILNHRTGHARFRRGPVVAQSQGPAVSEPAPVRASSSRSMTLDFTKASSGYGNDAGFSVSAASSSFMSSVTGDGSVSNGRGGGSSLMLPPPPSASCGKPPLASSAASTGAGAGQKRKCHDHAHSENVAGGKYGASGGRCHCSKRRKSRVRRMTRVPAISSKAAEIPADDFSWRKYGQKPIKGSPYPRGYYKCSTVRGCPARKHVERDPSDPSMLIVTYEGEHRHTPADQEPLAPLPEL is encoded by the exons ATGATGACCATGGATCTGATTGGAGGATACGGGAGGGCGGACGAGCAGGTGGCCatccaggaggcggcggcggcggggctgtgcgggatggagcacctcatcCTGCAGCTCTCCCGGACAGGCACCAGCGAGAGCTCGCCGGTTGGGTCGTCGGAGGCGCCGGAGCAGCAGGTAGACTGCCGGGAGATCACTGATATGACCGTGTCCAAGTTCAAGAAGGTGATTTCTATCCTCAACCACCGCACTGGCCACGCCAGGTTCCGGCGCGGGCCTGTGGTGGCGCAGTCCCAGGGCCCCGCCGTGTCCGAGCCGGCGCCGGTGAGGGCGTCTTCGTCGAGGTCCATGACCTTGGACTTCACCAAGGCGTCTTCCGGGTACGGAAACGACGCCGGGTTCAGCGTCTCGGCCGCGAGCTCATCCTTCATGTCGTCGGTGACCGGTGACGGGAGCGTGTCCAACGGACGCGGGGGCGGGTCCTCGCTGATGCTCCCGCCGCCACCTTCGGCCAGCTGCGGGAAACCGCCGCTGGCGTCCTCCGCGGCATCCACCGGCGCCGGTGCCGGGCAGAAGCGCAAGTGCCACGACCACGCGCACTCAGAGAACGTCGCCGGCGGAAAGTACGGCGCCTCCGGTGGCCGCTGCCACTGCTCCAAGCGCAG GAAATCCCGGGTTCGGCGGATGACTCGCGTGCCGGCGATCAGCTCGAAGGCGGCGGAGATCCCCGCGGACGACTTCTCGTGGCGCAAGTATGGCCAGAAGCCTATCAAGGGCTCCCCCTACCCACG AGGTTACTACAAGTGCAGCACGGTGCGCGGGTGCCCGGCGCGGAAGCACGTGGAGCGCGACCCCAGCGACCCCTCCATGCTCATCGTGACCTACGAGGGCGAGCACCGGCACACCCCCGCggaccaggagccgctcgccccgcTACCGGAGCTCTGA